A stretch of the Bacillus anthracis str. Vollum genome encodes the following:
- a CDS encoding phosphatase PAP2 family protein: protein MKKFKLSSFLPLSYILLLVLVSPLYDVLNKSTVHAVDVTTVVDDWIPFVKAFIIPYLIWFPYLYGALIYYCFADRKQYYVTLSSIILGKLACFSIYYFWQTTVPRPTVVGTDVFSELVRYIYSIDQPVNCFPSIHVLTTFVIMLAAFKRREQHAFEYYTLTFFGTLIILSTLFTKQHAFVDAISGMTLASVLYFGVQLLLAKETVRVPVKQHHKM, encoded by the coding sequence ATGAAGAAATTTAAACTTTCATCTTTTCTTCCGTTAAGTTATATACTTCTACTCGTACTCGTAAGTCCCCTTTACGATGTATTAAATAAATCGACTGTACACGCAGTAGATGTCACAACTGTAGTAGATGATTGGATTCCATTTGTGAAAGCATTTATTATTCCTTATTTAATTTGGTTTCCTTACTTATACGGTGCACTTATTTATTACTGCTTTGCAGATCGAAAACAATATTATGTCACTTTAAGTAGTATCATTCTTGGAAAACTTGCTTGTTTCTCGATTTATTATTTTTGGCAGACAACTGTACCACGTCCAACCGTCGTTGGAACAGACGTATTTTCCGAACTAGTCCGCTATATTTATAGTATCGATCAACCGGTAAATTGTTTCCCTAGCATTCATGTTCTTACTACATTTGTCATTATGCTAGCTGCCTTTAAACGTAGAGAACAACATGCTTTTGAATATTACACTCTTACCTTCTTCGGTACGCTTATTATTTTATCAACGCTATTTACGAAGCAACATGCATTTGTAGACGCCATCTCTGGAATGACGCTTGCAAGCGTACTTTACTTCGGCGTTCAGCTGTTATTAGCAAAAGAAACCGTACGTGTTCCAGTAAAACAACATCATAAAATGTAA
- a CDS encoding CPBP family intramembrane glutamic endopeptidase, whose protein sequence is MSKTVLEAYSVERKIENITYKNLFVMIAMIIGISLLGGLFLGLAFGIYGEEALSTKLEGYYLLLFDASVVAIVLLVYKPVLHFIKSIWDLSVLKSGKTYLYLLVGFIIIAVSQYLMLHVFSFESAAEQKEQLGSLGLQNSIQSIIYVLSVAIITPVKEEILFRGILYRFLEKKYNFLVSIMISSFVFGILHGGLLITATIMGMVFAMLYKKTQSIIPSIILHIVWNLLVSISMIVSL, encoded by the coding sequence GTGAGTAAAACAGTGTTAGAAGCGTATAGTGTGGAAAGAAAAATAGAGAATATAACATATAAAAATCTATTTGTAATGATAGCAATGATTATAGGGATTTCACTCCTAGGAGGATTATTCCTTGGATTAGCCTTTGGGATTTATGGAGAAGAAGCATTAAGTACTAAATTAGAAGGATATTATTTGCTCTTATTCGATGCATCTGTTGTTGCTATCGTTTTATTAGTTTATAAACCGGTTCTTCATTTTATTAAATCTATTTGGGATTTATCCGTTTTGAAGAGTGGGAAGACATATTTATATCTATTAGTTGGTTTTATTATCATTGCAGTATCACAATATTTAATGTTACATGTATTTAGTTTTGAAAGTGCAGCAGAACAAAAGGAACAGTTAGGGAGTTTAGGGCTTCAAAATAGCATACAAAGTATTATATATGTGTTAAGTGTTGCTATCATTACACCGGTTAAAGAAGAAATTCTATTTCGAGGTATTTTATATCGATTTTTAGAAAAGAAATATAATTTTTTAGTTAGTATCATGATTTCTTCCTTCGTTTTTGGAATTCTTCATGGAGGTCTTCTAATTACGGCAACGATTATGGGAATGGTATTTGCAATGTTATACAAAAAGACGCAATCTATTATACCTAGTATTATTTTACACATTGTATGGAACTTACTTGTGAGTATAAGTATGATTGTATCTCTATAA
- a CDS encoding PTS transporter subunit IIC, whose translation MKEYIMSRVFKASAGIAQGIFVSLGIGLLIENIGRIVDIPLLITIGVVAKSLMAPAIGAGIAFMLGANGLVIFSAMVAGAIGAGSISITEAGLIIKTGEPIGALLTATLAVYIGKRLSGKTALDMMLVPFAAILGSGLVGIWLSHNITPVLNAVGAFIKDSSAGSPFIASIVIAVVWGLLLISPASSAALAIALSLDGVAGGAALAGCVAQFIGFSVISAKENNLGGILAQALCTPKVQLPNITKNPMILVPTVVASAIVGPVSALIFQLEAGKEIAGLGLSSLIAPINLISSEGWEVVPAMVITYIIIPVAVSYILYIALKKAGRIHSGDMTVPQS comes from the coding sequence ATGAAGGAATATATAATGTCTCGTGTATTTAAAGCATCAGCTGGAATCGCACAAGGTATTTTCGTATCCCTTGGAATTGGTTTACTAATCGAAAATATAGGAAGAATTGTTGATATCCCGTTGCTTATTACAATCGGAGTTGTTGCAAAATCACTTATGGCACCAGCCATTGGTGCCGGAATTGCTTTTATGCTCGGTGCAAATGGACTTGTAATTTTCTCGGCTATGGTAGCTGGAGCGATTGGTGCCGGATCCATTTCCATTACTGAAGCAGGTCTAATTATTAAAACAGGTGAACCAATCGGTGCATTATTAACAGCGACTTTAGCTGTATATATTGGTAAACGTTTAAGTGGAAAAACTGCGTTAGATATGATGCTCGTTCCATTTGCGGCAATATTAGGTTCTGGTTTAGTAGGTATTTGGTTATCTCATAATATCACTCCTGTTTTAAATGCAGTTGGAGCTTTCATTAAAGACAGTTCAGCTGGTAGCCCGTTTATCGCTTCTATCGTCATTGCAGTCGTTTGGGGACTATTACTTATCTCTCCAGCTTCATCAGCTGCGCTAGCGATCGCACTTAGCTTAGACGGTGTTGCAGGTGGTGCTGCTCTTGCAGGCTGCGTTGCTCAGTTTATCGGATTCTCTGTCATCTCTGCGAAAGAAAATAATTTAGGTGGTATATTAGCTCAAGCTCTTTGTACTCCGAAAGTACAGCTGCCAAATATCACTAAAAATCCAATGATCCTCGTCCCAACTGTTGTCGCCAGTGCGATAGTTGGTCCAGTATCCGCATTAATTTTCCAACTGGAAGCAGGAAAAGAAATTGCAGGCCTTGGATTAAGTTCTCTTATCGCACCAATTAATTTAATTTCCAGTGAAGGATGGGAAGTTGTCCCAGCGATGGTAATCACTTATATCATCATTCCAGTAGCTGTTTCTTATATACTTTACATTGCTCTTAAAAAAGCAGGTCGTATTCACTCTGGTGATATGACTGTACCGCAATCTTAA
- a CDS encoding L-lactate dehydrogenase translates to MKRHTRKIAIIGTGLVGSSCAYSIVNQGICEELLLIDINHERAVGEAMDLSHCINFTNTRTKVYAGSYEDCKDMDIVIITAGPAPKPGQSRLDTLGASAKIMESVVGGVMESGFDGIFLLASNPVDIITYQVWKLSGLPRNRVIGTGTSLDSSRLRTILSEMLHVDPRSIHGYSLGEHGDSQMVAWSHVTVGGKPILQILEEQKERFGEIDLDEIVEKTAKAGWEIYKRKGTTYYGIGNSLAYIASSIFNDDHRVIAVSAILDGEYGEYDICTGVPAIITRDGIREIVELNLTEDEESRFAKSNDILRDYMKTIGY, encoded by the coding sequence ATGAAAAGACATACAAGAAAAATTGCAATTATCGGTACTGGGTTAGTTGGATCAAGTTGTGCATATTCCATTGTCAATCAAGGCATTTGCGAAGAGCTATTATTAATTGATATAAATCATGAACGTGCAGTTGGGGAAGCGATGGATTTATCGCACTGCATTAACTTTACAAATACAAGAACAAAAGTATATGCAGGAAGCTATGAAGACTGCAAAGATATGGACATCGTTATTATTACAGCAGGACCAGCACCAAAACCAGGACAAAGTCGCTTAGATACTTTAGGAGCGAGCGCGAAGATTATGGAAAGTGTTGTTGGCGGCGTAATGGAAAGTGGATTTGATGGTATTTTCTTACTTGCATCGAACCCAGTTGATATTATTACGTATCAAGTGTGGAAATTATCTGGATTACCTAGAAATCGTGTGATTGGTACTGGTACATCACTAGATTCTTCTCGCTTACGAACAATTTTATCTGAAATGTTACATGTAGACCCTCGTAGTATTCATGGGTATTCATTAGGAGAACATGGTGATTCTCAAATGGTTGCTTGGTCACACGTAACTGTTGGTGGAAAACCAATTCTGCAAATATTAGAAGAACAAAAAGAACGATTTGGTGAAATAGATTTAGATGAAATCGTTGAGAAGACTGCAAAAGCTGGATGGGAAATTTATAAACGAAAAGGTACTACTTATTATGGAATTGGAAATTCTCTAGCATATATTGCGAGCTCAATCTTTAACGATGATCACCGTGTAATTGCTGTATCAGCCATTTTAGATGGTGAGTATGGTGAATATGATATTTGTACAGGAGTACCAGCTATTATTACTAGAGATGGTATAAGAGAAATTGTAGAACTAAATTTAACAGAGGATGAAGAATCTCGATTCGCAAAATCAAACGATATTTTACGTGATTATATGAAAACAATTGGTTACTAA
- a CDS encoding spore coat protein produces MNEKDMVNDYLAGLNASLTSYANYIAQSDNEQLHQTLIQIRNQDEMRQRNMYEYAKQKSYYKPAAPANPMIVQQLKSQLSAE; encoded by the coding sequence ATGAATGAAAAAGATATGGTAAATGATTATTTAGCAGGATTGAATGCAAGTTTAACAAGTTATGCAAATTATATTGCTCAGTCTGATAATGAACAGTTACACCAAACGTTAATCCAAATTCGTAATCAAGATGAAATGCGTCAACGTAATATGTATGAGTATGCAAAGCAAAAGAGTTATTACAAGCCAGCGGCACCTGCGAATCCAATGATTGTACAACAATTAAAAAGCCAATTAAGTGCGGAATAA